The Chryseobacterium scophthalmum genome has a window encoding:
- a CDS encoding tyrosine-type recombinase/integrase produces the protein MQDRFLDYLQFEKRYSPHTITSYRRDLDDFYSFYLKTESSEDLLKVDKKIIRNFVVELSENGISKRTVNRKLSTLRSFYLFLLKLGEIEVSPVESVSSLKFYPEPQIPLSQDEMGVLQNEIFSEVEDLLVKSIIEVLYQTGIRKSELCGLIFERVNLEENELKISGKGNKERYIPISESLSSLLKGYRKTRKPQEEFKSYFFINKKGKKLTEKFVYVVVNKYLSLITSKQKRSPHILRHSFATHVLDNGAEISKVKKILGHSSLASTQVYTNANIEQLKKVFNQSHPRAIKKEEL, from the coding sequence ATTCAAGATAGATTTTTAGATTATCTGCAGTTCGAAAAGAGGTATTCTCCTCATACCATTACAAGTTATCGTCGTGATCTTGACGATTTTTATTCTTTTTATCTCAAAACCGAATCCTCAGAAGACCTTCTGAAGGTAGACAAAAAAATAATCAGAAATTTTGTTGTTGAACTTAGTGAAAATGGTATTTCAAAAAGAACAGTTAACAGGAAGCTTTCTACGCTTCGAAGTTTTTATTTATTTCTTCTAAAATTGGGTGAAATTGAAGTTTCTCCGGTCGAAAGCGTATCATCACTGAAATTTTATCCTGAACCGCAGATTCCTCTCTCACAGGATGAAATGGGTGTTTTACAAAATGAAATATTTTCTGAAGTAGAAGATTTGCTTGTAAAATCTATTATCGAAGTTTTATATCAAACAGGAATTCGTAAATCTGAACTTTGTGGCTTGATATTTGAACGAGTGAACTTAGAAGAAAATGAACTTAAAATTTCAGGAAAAGGTAATAAGGAAAGATATATACCGATTTCTGAGAGTTTGAGTTCTTTGCTTAAAGGCTATCGTAAGACACGAAAACCACAGGAGGAATTTAAGTCTTATTTTTTTATCAATAAAAAGGGAAAAAAACTGACCGAAAAATTTGTCTATGTAGTAGTTAATAAGTACCTTAGTCTTATAACTTCTAAACAAAAAAGAAGTCCTCATATTTTAAGACACAGCTTCGCGACGCATGTTTTAGACAATGGGGCAGAGATATCAAAAGTTAAAAAAATATTGGGTCATTCTAGTCTTGCAAGCACACAAGTGTACACTAATGCCAATATTGAACAGTTGAAAAAAGTGTTTAATCAGTCTCATCCAAGAGCAATTAAAAAAGAAGAATTATGA
- a CDS encoding response regulator transcription factor has translation MNILLLEDDLILSAELSKFLESNQFTCDKIYDGETFLRQIKNNVYDLYLLDINVPKVNGLDVCQTIRSFDKNTPIIIISAYGDISDKKDAFTRLADDYLVKPFQFEELLLRMNSLLRRKVPSDNIDLDIIRIDDLIINKTEQKVFRAGNEIALTLKEFQLLVYLAEAQGRTVSKQQITENVWEHNFNTNTNTVEVYINFLRKKIDKEYKVKLIHTRSGFGYYLNPL, from the coding sequence ATGAACATTCTCTTATTAGAAGACGACCTTATTCTCTCCGCAGAGTTGAGTAAATTTTTAGAATCAAATCAATTTACATGTGATAAAATTTATGACGGCGAAACTTTTCTCCGCCAGATAAAGAATAATGTGTACGATTTATATCTTTTAGACATTAATGTTCCAAAAGTTAATGGTTTGGATGTTTGTCAGACCATTCGCTCTTTTGATAAAAATACGCCGATCATTATCATTTCAGCTTACGGAGATATTTCCGATAAGAAAGATGCTTTTACGAGATTGGCAGATGATTATTTGGTGAAACCTTTTCAGTTTGAAGAATTATTGCTTAGAATGAACTCACTTTTAAGAAGAAAAGTACCTTCCGATAATATAGATCTAGATATTATCAGGATCGATGATCTAATTATCAATAAAACCGAACAAAAAGTATTTCGTGCAGGTAATGAAATTGCGTTGACCTTAAAAGAGTTTCAGCTTCTTGTTTATCTTGCAGAAGCGCAGGGAAGAACGGTTTCTAAACAGCAGATCACCGAAAATGTCTGGGAACATAATTTTAATACCAATACCAATACGGTAGAAGTTTACATCAATTTTTTAAGAAAGAAGATCGACAAAGAATATAAAGTAAAGTTGATTCACACCAGATCTGGTTTTGGTTATTACCTAAATCCTTTATAA
- a CDS encoding sensor histidine kinase, whose amino-acid sequence MSLKRKIALTLSISFSLLFGVVLIIIYISFNDFRREEFKDRFVRRLGFTTNFISKSKNFENEAPIFFNENSDNFLLNETILIFNADKELIYSTIKDQKVTWSKELLIELDKKKDIYNEETVPEVYAALKNINGENYYILTSAYDTNGKSKLEYLKYLLITAFITCTLLIGFFSYYFMGKFLQPLEDLNKEISEVTAHKLTTQIPVEQSNDEISILAQSFNTMIVRLNDVFQSQKDFTASASHEIRTPITRMAFQLENLIKLEQHSPETLSALKQMLKDVYQLSDLTNSLLLLTKFDKENIQSIYEEVRIDEVIFESFDRVQKSYPNLKMDFLISEETQENAFLTINGVQSLLDIVFINLLKNAAVYSDNADVKILITENETHLSVDVFSEGNTISEEEQPKLFEAFMRGNNSQNISGSGLGLRIAKRILEYHNANIQYNSPSENMNKFSVIFNK is encoded by the coding sequence ATGTCTTTAAAAAGAAAGATCGCGCTTACTTTAAGTATTTCATTTTCGCTTCTTTTTGGGGTGGTTTTGATCATTATTTATATTTCTTTTAATGATTTCCGCAGGGAAGAATTTAAAGACCGATTTGTAAGACGATTAGGGTTTACCACCAATTTTATTTCAAAATCTAAAAATTTTGAGAACGAAGCGCCTATCTTTTTTAATGAAAATTCAGATAACTTCCTTCTTAATGAAACTATTCTGATTTTTAATGCTGATAAAGAACTTATTTATAGCACAATAAAAGATCAGAAAGTAACCTGGAGCAAAGAACTTCTTATTGAACTCGACAAGAAAAAAGACATTTATAATGAAGAAACCGTTCCTGAAGTTTACGCTGCTTTAAAAAATATCAACGGAGAGAATTATTACATTCTCACCAGTGCTTACGATACCAACGGAAAATCGAAGCTTGAGTATTTGAAATACCTTTTAATTACAGCTTTTATTACCTGTACTTTGCTGATTGGTTTTTTCAGTTATTATTTTATGGGAAAATTTCTTCAACCTTTGGAAGATTTGAACAAAGAAATCTCGGAGGTCACGGCTCATAAACTGACGACACAAATTCCAGTGGAGCAGTCCAATGATGAGATCAGTATTTTGGCGCAGTCTTTTAATACAATGATTGTACGATTGAATGATGTTTTTCAGTCCCAAAAAGATTTTACGGCAAGTGCATCCCACGAAATCAGGACTCCGATTACAAGAATGGCTTTTCAGCTGGAAAATTTAATTAAACTAGAGCAACATTCTCCTGAAACTCTTTCCGCTTTGAAACAGATGTTGAAAGATGTTTACCAATTATCTGATCTTACAAATTCATTGTTGTTGCTCACAAAATTCGATAAAGAGAATATTCAGAGTATTTATGAAGAAGTAAGAATAGATGAAGTAATTTTTGAATCTTTCGACCGTGTACAGAAAAGTTATCCCAATCTTAAAATGGATTTCCTGATCTCTGAAGAAACTCAGGAAAATGCTTTTCTTACAATCAATGGAGTGCAGTCACTTTTAGATATAGTCTTTATTAATTTATTGAAAAACGCTGCGGTATATTCTGATAATGCTGATGTGAAAATTCTGATCACTGAAAATGAAACTCATCTCTCAGTAGATGTGTTTTCAGAAGGGAATACCATTTCGGAAGAAGAACAACCGAAACTTTTTGAAGCTTTCATGCGCGGAAACAATTCTCAGAATATTTCCGGTTCCGGTCTTGGGCTTCGAATTGCAAAAAGAATTTTAGAATATCATAATGCAAATATTCAATACAATTCTCCTTCTGAAAACATGAACAAGTTCAGCGTTATTTTTAATAAATAA
- a CDS encoding TolC family protein, with protein MNKIAGLFVVISSMISAQQQMSLLECENAFQQNNLQLLAEQYSINMADADILQAKIWELPQMSGYINAYNPQDKRVLDAGRAKGFEVTQLIYMGGKKKNEIAFARSNKELAQLQFSQLLVELRTQLHTNYYNLYYEKLKLENTNKQLGYMNDLLKAYKVQSAKGNVSLKDEVRLQSIVIQLNNDKVGINKNLLEFEQNLKVLTGITENIEPQISDEEAKLVLTAQPFGDDEELKRKALENNADYLFILKLIDNSKLYAQWQKSLNVPDLNVGAEYDQASGTFNNEINLKVGIPIPLWKSNKGNVEKANYAIKQNQKTAEFQKLNLETKVQSAFQIWKTQYDQLAEIKSTDLSNLDLVYDGMLKNFRNGNISLIEFTDFMESYRQTALQIYDMKNDLMESAIQLNQLVQTKIFY; from the coding sequence ATGAACAAAATTGCAGGACTGTTCGTGGTGATTTCTTCGATGATATCGGCGCAGCAGCAAATGTCGCTTTTGGAGTGCGAAAATGCCTTTCAGCAAAACAATCTTCAGCTTCTTGCCGAGCAATACAGCATCAATATGGCAGATGCAGATATTTTGCAGGCGAAGATCTGGGAACTTCCGCAGATGAGTGGCTATATCAATGCTTACAATCCCCAAGACAAAAGAGTTTTGGATGCAGGAAGAGCAAAAGGTTTCGAAGTTACCCAACTGATCTATATGGGTGGGAAAAAGAAAAACGAGATCGCTTTTGCAAGATCTAATAAAGAACTAGCGCAATTACAGTTTTCACAGCTTTTGGTAGAGCTGAGAACACAGCTTCATACCAATTACTACAATCTTTACTACGAAAAACTCAAGCTTGAAAATACCAACAAGCAATTAGGGTATATGAATGACCTTTTGAAGGCGTATAAAGTACAGTCTGCAAAAGGAAATGTTTCGTTGAAAGATGAAGTAAGACTTCAAAGCATCGTTATTCAGCTGAACAATGACAAAGTAGGCATCAATAAAAATCTTTTAGAGTTTGAGCAGAACCTTAAAGTTCTTACCGGAATTACTGAAAATATCGAGCCTCAGATTTCAGATGAAGAAGCGAAGTTGGTTTTAACGGCACAACCTTTCGGTGATGATGAAGAACTGAAAAGAAAAGCGCTAGAAAACAACGCCGATTATTTATTCATTTTAAAGCTGATTGATAATTCTAAATTATATGCGCAGTGGCAAAAATCGTTGAATGTTCCCGATTTAAATGTTGGTGCAGAATATGATCAGGCTTCCGGAACTTTTAATAATGAAATTAATTTGAAGGTCGGAATTCCTATTCCATTGTGGAAAAGCAATAAAGGAAATGTAGAAAAAGCCAATTACGCTATTAAGCAGAATCAGAAAACTGCAGAATTCCAAAAACTCAATTTAGAAACAAAAGTGCAGTCTGCTTTTCAAATCTGGAAAACCCAATACGATCAATTAGCCGAAATAAAATCTACCGACTTAAGTAATCTTGATCTTGTCTATGACGGAATGCTTAAAAATTTCAGAAACGGAAACATTAGTTTAATTGAGTTTACAGATTTCATGGAAAGCTATCGTCAAACCGCACTGCAGATTTATGATATGAAAAACGATTTGATGGAATCTGCCATTCAGCTTAATCAATTAGTACAAACCAAAATCTTCTATTAA
- a CDS encoding efflux RND transporter permease subunit translates to MNKFIKNIISFSLKNKAFTFIWVAILAVAGFISFKNMPIEAFPDVTNTQIVIITQWDGRSAEEVERFVTTPIELAMSPVQKKTSVRSTTMFGLSIVKILFDDGVDDMFARNMVNNQLRNVSLPEGIDPEVQPPYGPTGEIFRYTLESKKKDSRELLTLQNWVIDRALRGVPGVADINVFGGQDKVFELSIDPRALDKYNLTPLQVYEAVTKSNLNVGGDVIEKNGQAYVVRGIGLVQSIDDIGNITIHNDSGNPILVKYVAEVHESSRPRVGQAGLNNQDDTVEGIVVMRKGENPREVLVGVKAKIKELNEKILPKDVKMVTFYDRDNLMDFTTETVMHNLMEGIILVTVIVLIFMADWRTTLIVSIIIPLSLLFAFLCLKMAGMSANLLSLGAVDFGIIIDGAVVMVEGIFVMLDHKAKKYGPERFNKMAKAGWIKQTGTGLGKAIFFSKLIIITSLIPIFSFQKVEGKMFSPLAFTLGFALLGALIFTLTLVPVLTHLLLNKNVKEKNNPFVNFWDRIVLKGFGFTFKHKKLSLIAAISFMAVALFSGKFLGTEFLPQLNEGSLWITAEMPMSSSLKESLKTADILKKDIMSVPEVTDVLAQTGRSNDGTDPNGFGFVQFAVNLKPKDEWKRKISYEELTEEIDKKLRNYQGITFNYSQPISDNVAEAVAGFKAENGIKIYGDNLQTLDELADKVLKSIKDVDGVRDAGIIKNIGQPEVNVVWDRNKMAAYGVMPEDAQTVLEMAFGGKTASEMYDGERKFPIRLRYSHEYRKDENDIASLMIPTQDGTMIPLKEVGNIEKNNGAAFIYRDDIKRYIGIKFSIRDRDLGGTIADAQKEVAKIDLPEGYKVGWTGQFENQQRATSRLTEVVPISILGIFFLLFILFGNMKDSLLVLANVPFALIGGIIALHLTRMNFGISAGVGMIALLGICIQNGVILITEFHQNVKDGLPLDEAVFNGVKSRTRPVIMTALMASIGLLPAALSTGIGSESQKPLAIVIIGGLITATILTLLIFPIIFWIFNRTKKTEEII, encoded by the coding sequence ATGAATAAATTCATAAAAAATATAATATCGTTTTCACTTAAAAATAAGGCTTTTACCTTTATTTGGGTTGCGATTTTGGCGGTTGCAGGATTTATAAGTTTCAAAAACATGCCGATTGAAGCTTTTCCAGATGTTACCAATACTCAGATTGTAATTATTACACAGTGGGATGGTAGAAGTGCCGAAGAAGTCGAACGTTTTGTAACGACACCGATTGAACTAGCAATGAGCCCGGTTCAGAAAAAAACTAGTGTTCGAAGTACCACCATGTTTGGACTTTCTATTGTTAAAATTCTTTTTGACGATGGAGTTGATGATATGTTTGCCCGAAATATGGTCAACAATCAGCTTCGAAATGTAAGCCTTCCTGAAGGTATTGACCCCGAAGTGCAACCTCCTTACGGGCCAACAGGAGAAATTTTCAGATATACTTTAGAAAGTAAGAAAAAAGATTCCCGCGAACTTCTCACTTTACAGAATTGGGTAATTGACAGAGCACTTCGTGGTGTTCCAGGAGTTGCAGACATCAATGTTTTCGGAGGTCAGGATAAAGTTTTTGAGTTGAGTATCGATCCGAGAGCTTTAGATAAATACAACTTAACGCCGTTGCAGGTTTATGAAGCCGTGACGAAAAGTAATCTGAATGTCGGTGGAGATGTTATCGAAAAAAACGGACAAGCCTATGTTGTACGAGGGATTGGTTTGGTGCAGTCGATAGACGATATTGGCAATATTACCATTCATAATGACAGCGGAAACCCAATTTTGGTAAAATATGTTGCTGAGGTTCATGAAAGTTCACGACCGAGAGTAGGGCAGGCTGGATTAAACAATCAGGATGATACTGTAGAAGGAATTGTCGTAATGCGAAAAGGTGAAAATCCGCGTGAAGTTTTGGTAGGTGTGAAAGCTAAAATTAAAGAACTTAACGAAAAAATTCTTCCCAAAGATGTAAAAATGGTCACCTTCTACGATCGTGATAATTTGATGGATTTTACCACAGAAACGGTGATGCACAACTTGATGGAAGGAATCATCCTTGTTACGGTGATTGTTTTGATCTTTATGGCAGATTGGCGAACAACTTTAATTGTTTCCATCATCATCCCTCTGTCTCTACTTTTTGCATTTTTATGTTTAAAAATGGCAGGAATGAGCGCCAATTTATTATCATTGGGAGCAGTAGATTTCGGAATTATCATTGACGGAGCCGTCGTCATGGTCGAGGGGATTTTTGTAATGCTCGACCATAAAGCAAAAAAATACGGTCCTGAAAGATTCAACAAAATGGCAAAAGCAGGTTGGATCAAACAAACTGGGACTGGTTTAGGGAAAGCGATTTTCTTTTCAAAATTGATTATCATCACCTCATTAATTCCGATTTTCTCATTCCAGAAAGTGGAAGGTAAAATGTTTTCTCCTTTAGCATTTACACTTGGTTTTGCATTGTTGGGTGCTTTGATTTTTACCCTGACTTTGGTTCCTGTTTTAACGCATTTATTGTTAAATAAAAATGTAAAAGAGAAAAATAATCCGTTTGTAAATTTTTGGGACAGAATTGTACTAAAAGGTTTCGGCTTTACATTTAAACATAAAAAACTAAGTTTAATTGCAGCGATTTCGTTTATGGCAGTTGCTTTATTTTCTGGGAAATTTTTAGGAACAGAATTTTTACCACAACTAAATGAAGGTTCACTTTGGATTACTGCAGAAATGCCGATGAGTTCATCTTTAAAAGAATCTTTAAAAACTGCCGACATTTTGAAGAAAGACATTATGAGTGTTCCTGAAGTAACCGATGTTTTGGCGCAAACCGGACGAAGCAACGACGGAACTGACCCGAATGGATTTGGGTTTGTGCAGTTTGCTGTCAATCTTAAACCTAAAGATGAATGGAAACGAAAGATCAGCTATGAAGAACTTACAGAAGAAATTGATAAAAAATTGAGAAATTATCAGGGAATAACATTCAATTATTCTCAACCGATTTCTGATAACGTTGCTGAAGCAGTTGCCGGTTTTAAAGCTGAAAACGGAATTAAAATTTATGGTGATAATCTTCAGACTTTGGATGAATTGGCGGATAAAGTTTTAAAATCAATAAAAGATGTCGATGGAGTGCGTGATGCCGGAATTATTAAAAATATCGGTCAGCCAGAAGTAAATGTGGTTTGGGACAGAAATAAAATGGCGGCTTACGGTGTAATGCCTGAAGATGCGCAAACTGTTCTGGAAATGGCTTTTGGTGGAAAAACGGCTTCAGAAATGTATGATGGCGAAAGAAAATTCCCGATTCGTCTAAGGTATTCTCACGAATACAGAAAAGATGAAAATGATATTGCTTCATTGATGATTCCTACCCAAGACGGAACGATGATTCCGCTGAAAGAAGTTGGAAATATTGAAAAAAATAATGGAGCTGCGTTTATTTACCGGGATGATATCAAACGTTATATCGGAATTAAATTCTCAATTCGTGACCGTGATCTGGGAGGAACAATTGCAGATGCACAGAAAGAAGTAGCAAAAATTGATCTTCCCGAAGGATATAAAGTGGGTTGGACGGGTCAGTTTGAAAACCAGCAAAGAGCAACATCAAGACTTACAGAAGTGGTGCCGATAAGTATTTTAGGAATATTCTTCCTGTTGTTTATCCTTTTTGGAAACATGAAAGATTCACTTCTAGTTTTGGCGAATGTACCTTTTGCTTTGATTGGAGGAATTATCGCTCTTCATTTAACCAGAATGAATTTCGGAATTTCTGCGGGAGTTGGGATGATTGCTTTATTGGGAATTTGTATTCAGAACGGGGTGATTTTGATTACAGAATTTCATCAGAATGTAAAAGACGGATTACCGTTGGATGAAGCTGTATTTAACGGAGTAAAATCCAGAACAAGACCTGTAATTATGACGGCTTTAATGGCATCCATCGGATTATTACCTGCCGCATTATCCACTGGAATCGGTTCTGAATCTCAAAAACCTTTGGCCATTGTAATTATTGGTGGCTTGATTACGGCAACGATTCTAACCTTATTGATCTTCCCAATTATCTTCTGGATTTTTAATAGAACAAAGAAAACCGAAGAGATTATTTAA
- a CDS encoding HPF/RaiA family ribosome-associated protein — translation MKISVQAIGLTPHEPLESHVDKKVSKLGTFYDKIQECKVFLKVENNADKINKTTELILVVPGDDIVVKKTSSSFEESLDLCVDAAKKLLIKKKELA, via the coding sequence ATGAAGATTTCAGTACAAGCAATCGGCTTAACTCCACACGAACCACTAGAGTCACATGTAGACAAAAAAGTAAGTAAACTAGGTACATTTTATGACAAGATTCAGGAATGTAAAGTGTTTTTGAAAGTTGAAAATAATGCAGACAAAATAAATAAAACCACCGAATTGATTTTGGTCGTTCCGGGTGATGATATTGTAGTAAAAAAGACATCTTCGAGTTTTGAAGAAAGTTTAGATCTTTGTGTTGATGCGGCTAAGAAACTGTTAATCAAGAAAAAAGAACTAGCGTAA
- the rpsU gene encoding 30S ribosomal protein S21, whose amino-acid sequence MLIIPVKDGESIDRALKKYKRKFDKTGTVRQLRSRQAFIKPSVTLRQSRLKAAYKQRGLSKEEQA is encoded by the coding sequence ATGTTAATAATTCCAGTAAAAGACGGAGAGTCTATCGACAGAGCGTTAAAAAAATATAAAAGAAAATTTGATAAAACGGGTACAGTTCGTCAATTAAGATCTAGACAAGCTTTTATCAAGCCTTCTGTAACTCTTAGACAATCTAGGCTGAAAGCAGCTTATAAGCAAAGAGGATTAAGCAAGGAAGAGCAAGCTTAA
- a CDS encoding efflux RND transporter periplasmic adaptor subunit produces the protein MKKIIIPLFSALLLWSCSKPEIAKTPEPKGFELSNTMLESISTAKVENKNIEDSYSFYGKISADRNSYIDVFPLVGGNVMSVNVELGDYVRKGQVLATIRSTELAEVQKDVSDARTDLQVAKNNLRVAREMYEGKLNTERDVLEAKSQLQKAEDQMQRASAVSTVYNVKNGNIYSVLAPISGYIVHKDINKDMQLRSDRSENIFDVANTTNVWAIMNINEADIDKISLGMPAQVSTLSYPDKVFDGKIDKIFKIIDPETNAMQARVVLDNANGLLIPDSKATIKVSKSENKMALSIPSKAVIFDDDRSYVVVFKSRTDVKIKEIQVLKQLGDVTYISEGLKEGENVITNNQLLIYRSLKN, from the coding sequence ATGAAAAAAATAATTATACCCTTATTTTCAGCTTTGCTTTTATGGTCATGCTCAAAGCCAGAAATTGCAAAAACTCCCGAACCAAAAGGTTTTGAACTGAGCAATACAATGCTCGAATCAATTTCAACAGCAAAAGTTGAAAACAAAAATATAGAAGATTCATATAGTTTTTACGGTAAAATCTCTGCCGACAGAAATTCTTATATCGACGTCTTTCCGTTGGTCGGAGGAAATGTAATGAGTGTGAATGTGGAACTGGGAGATTATGTAAGAAAAGGTCAGGTTTTAGCGACGATAAGAAGTACCGAATTGGCAGAAGTACAAAAAGATGTAAGCGATGCAAGAACAGATCTGCAGGTTGCTAAAAACAATCTTCGTGTTGCAAGAGAAATGTATGAAGGAAAACTGAATACGGAAAGAGATGTTCTGGAAGCAAAAAGTCAGCTTCAGAAAGCAGAAGACCAAATGCAGAGAGCATCTGCAGTAAGTACGGTTTACAATGTGAAAAACGGAAATATTTACAGTGTTTTAGCACCAATCAGCGGTTATATTGTTCATAAAGACATCAATAAAGATATGCAGCTGAGAAGTGACAGAAGTGAAAATATTTTTGATGTTGCCAATACCACCAATGTTTGGGCAATTATGAACATCAATGAAGCAGATATCGATAAAATAAGTCTTGGAATGCCGGCGCAGGTTTCCACACTTTCTTATCCGGATAAAGTTTTTGATGGAAAAATTGATAAAATATTTAAAATTATCGATCCTGAAACCAACGCAATGCAGGCAAGAGTTGTTCTTGATAATGCCAATGGATTGTTGATTCCCGATAGTAAAGCAACAATCAAAGTTTCAAAATCTGAAAATAAAATGGCGCTTTCTATTCCTTCAAAAGCGGTGATCTTTGATGATGACAGAAGTTATGTAGTTGTTTTTAAATCGAGAACTGATGTGAAGATTAAAGAAATTCAGGTTTTAAAACAGCTGGGTGACGTCACATACATTTCAGAAGGGCTTAAAGAAGGTGAAAATGTAATTACCAATAATCAGCTTTTGATCTATCGTTCTCTAAAAAATTAA